A portion of the Cellulophaga algicola DSM 14237 genome contains these proteins:
- a CDS encoding DNA polymerase III subunit alpha yields the protein MYLNCHSYYSLRFGTFSEIELLKMGQANHIATLALTDINNTSACMNFVRKSKEYGIKPIIGIDFRNGAEQLYVGIAKNNEGFRELNAFLSFHSHKNIKLPPIAPVFEHAYIIYPFENVLQLEKINFEAHEYIGISVENLRRLPFSKYKSYTDKLVIQQPVTFRNKRDFNAHRLLRAIANNTLLSKLQQTEEGRLSEQMLSKEKLLEAFQDFPQLVTNTKTLMAQCNVGFGFGASRVSQNQQVFGTSKEEDFNYLQQLCEDGLPKRYPTRTDAVSKRLAVELETIKKMDFVSYFLINHDIVKYANSKGYLHVGRGSGANSIVAYIIGITDVDPIELDLYFERFINPYRVSPPDFDIDFSWKDREDVTAYIFRRFKNTALLATYNTFKYRAVVRELGKVFGLPKEEIDKLCKGHFSENNLDDMGKLVLKYSALIKDFPNYLSVHSAGILILDQPIHYYSATDLPPKGFATVQFDMIIAEDAGIFKFDILGQRGLAKIKEAIEIIKVNRPEVPEIDITQIETFKNDANINNLLSRGKAIGAYYVESPAMRGLMCKLKVNDYLGLVAASSVIRPGVSSSGMKNEYIRRHREPERRKEANAILAQIMPETYGIMVYQEDVLKVANQFAGLDLGEADVLRRGMSGKFRSRAEFTRVEEKFRSNCKAKGYPDALTTEVWDQIASFAGYAFAKGHSASYAVESYQSMYLKCYYPLEFMVAVLNNGGGFYSTEHYIHEARMWGAQIHAPCINLSDHHNTIKGVAIYLGFGYLKNLENLVVQRFLTERQLYGAFKSLDDFIDRVIISIEQLAILIRIGAFKFTGLEKNELHWQGIFKINALKKRSGNPSLFKPKHKQFELPKLAHSWVEEAYDQIELLGFPLYSYFDLISEEILSDAKAQDMQHHHNKELLLYGILVNTRFNTTKNNKNMRLSTFVDQEGDYFDVVHFTNVVDKYPIHGMGVYACYGKVTEEFGHCSIAAIWTKKLAFKTDPRASDIPTFESLKK from the coding sequence ATGTACCTCAATTGTCATTCATACTACTCTTTACGATTTGGCACCTTTTCAGAAATAGAACTTTTGAAGATGGGGCAGGCAAATCATATAGCTACGCTAGCTTTAACAGATATCAATAATACCTCTGCCTGTATGAATTTCGTTAGAAAATCTAAGGAATATGGTATTAAACCTATTATTGGAATCGATTTTAGAAATGGCGCAGAGCAACTTTATGTGGGTATTGCTAAAAATAACGAAGGCTTCAGAGAACTCAATGCGTTTCTTTCTTTCCACTCCCATAAGAACATCAAATTACCGCCCATAGCACCAGTATTTGAGCATGCATATATTATTTATCCTTTTGAAAATGTGTTACAGTTAGAGAAAATCAATTTTGAAGCGCATGAATACATCGGTATTTCTGTAGAAAATTTAAGGCGATTACCTTTTTCAAAATACAAATCCTATACTGATAAATTAGTCATCCAACAACCAGTTACGTTCCGTAATAAGCGCGATTTTAATGCACACCGCTTGCTACGTGCCATTGCAAACAACACCTTATTAAGCAAACTACAGCAGACAGAAGAGGGGCGTTTGTCTGAGCAAATGCTATCAAAAGAGAAACTTTTAGAAGCCTTTCAAGACTTTCCACAATTGGTAACAAATACCAAGACTTTAATGGCGCAGTGTAATGTGGGTTTTGGATTTGGAGCAAGTAGGGTTTCTCAAAACCAACAGGTATTTGGAACCTCAAAAGAAGAAGATTTTAACTACTTACAACAACTCTGTGAGGACGGTTTGCCCAAACGATATCCTACCCGTACCGATGCCGTGAGTAAGCGCCTGGCGGTGGAGTTGGAGACCATTAAAAAAATGGATTTTGTGTCTTACTTTCTAATCAATCATGATATTGTTAAGTACGCCAATTCTAAAGGCTATTTACATGTGGGGCGGGGTAGTGGTGCCAATAGTATAGTTGCCTATATTATTGGAATTACAGATGTAGACCCTATTGAATTAGATTTGTATTTTGAACGCTTCATCAATCCCTATCGAGTTTCTCCACCAGATTTTGATATCGATTTTAGTTGGAAAGATCGGGAAGATGTCACCGCCTATATCTTTCGTCGTTTTAAAAACACCGCATTATTAGCCACCTATAATACTTTTAAATATAGAGCCGTAGTTCGGGAATTAGGAAAAGTATTCGGCCTCCCAAAAGAAGAAATAGACAAGCTTTGTAAGGGTCATTTTTCTGAAAATAATTTAGATGATATGGGGAAACTAGTTTTAAAGTACAGCGCACTCATTAAAGATTTTCCCAATTATTTAAGTGTGCATTCTGCCGGAATTCTAATACTAGACCAGCCTATTCATTATTATTCCGCTACAGATTTACCGCCTAAAGGATTTGCAACGGTGCAGTTTGATATGATTATTGCAGAAGATGCGGGTATTTTTAAGTTTGATATTCTAGGACAACGTGGATTGGCGAAAATTAAAGAGGCTATAGAAATCATCAAAGTGAATAGGCCAGAGGTTCCTGAGATAGATATCACCCAAATAGAAACATTTAAAAACGATGCGAATATCAATAACTTATTAAGCAGAGGAAAAGCCATTGGCGCCTATTATGTAGAGTCTCCTGCCATGCGTGGTTTAATGTGTAAGCTAAAAGTCAATGATTATTTAGGCTTGGTGGCCGCAAGTTCTGTTATTCGCCCAGGAGTATCTAGTTCTGGAATGAAGAATGAATACATCCGCAGACATCGTGAGCCAGAGCGCAGAAAAGAGGCCAATGCTATTTTAGCGCAAATTATGCCAGAAACCTATGGTATTATGGTCTATCAAGAAGACGTATTAAAAGTCGCCAATCAGTTTGCGGGTTTAGATTTAGGAGAAGCAGACGTCTTGCGTAGAGGTATGAGTGGTAAGTTTAGATCTAGAGCAGAATTTACCCGCGTAGAAGAGAAGTTTAGGAGTAATTGTAAGGCAAAAGGCTATCCGGATGCTTTAACTACAGAAGTATGGGACCAAATTGCCAGTTTTGCAGGCTACGCCTTTGCTAAAGGGCATTCTGCTTCCTATGCTGTTGAGAGTTACCAAAGCATGTATTTAAAATGCTACTATCCTTTAGAATTTATGGTGGCGGTACTAAATAATGGTGGTGGTTTCTACAGCACAGAACATTACATTCATGAAGCTCGGATGTGGGGCGCACAGATACATGCGCCTTGTATTAATCTAAGTGATCATCACAATACCATTAAGGGAGTTGCTATTTATTTAGGCTTTGGCTATCTCAAAAATCTAGAAAATTTGGTGGTGCAACGTTTCTTAACCGAACGGCAATTGTACGGTGCTTTCAAATCTTTAGATGATTTTATAGACCGTGTAATCATTAGCATAGAGCAGTTGGCGATTCTTATTAGAATAGGAGCTTTTAAATTTACAGGGCTAGAAAAGAACGAACTGCATTGGCAAGGCATCTTTAAAATTAATGCCCTCAAGAAACGCTCTGGGAATCCGTCATTATTCAAACCAAAACACAAACAGTTTGAGCTTCCTAAATTAGCACATAGTTGGGTAGAAGAAGCCTATGATCAAATAGAACTCTTGGGGTTTCCGTTGTATAGTTATTTTGATTTGATATCAGAAGAAATTTTAAGCGACGCTAAAGCTCAAGACATGCAGCATCACCATAATAAAGAACTTCTGCTTTATGGCATTCTCGTAAATACCCGTTTTAATACGACGAAGAACAACAAGAATATGCGTTTGAGTACTTTTGTAGATCAAGAAGGCGATTATTTTGATGTGGTACATTTTACCAATGTAGTAGATAAATATCCTATTCACGGCATGGGCGTGTATGCATGCTATGGAAAAGTAACCGAAGAATTTGGACACTGTAGTATAGCTGCCATTTGGACCAAGAAACTAGCATTTAAAACCGATCCTAGAGCTTCTGATATTCCTACTTTTGAAAGTTTAAAGAAATAG
- a CDS encoding ferritin-like domain-containing protein — translation MNSDIKEIETKINSILQKNEDAIMGYEKAAENAKGIGLQSYFSNKVLERKNFLISLKAAAPALNLREDIDGSVTGALHRTWMDVKAAFSSDDDEAMLEEAIRGDKAAIEEYNEVLSEVHLPVAVATLLRQQITWIREDLEKIKSLEDVI, via the coding sequence ATGAATTCAGATATAAAAGAGATTGAAACTAAAATTAATTCCATACTTCAAAAAAATGAAGATGCTATAATGGGCTATGAAAAAGCAGCCGAAAATGCAAAGGGAATTGGTCTCCAAAGCTATTTTAGTAATAAAGTATTAGAAAGAAAAAATTTCCTTATCAGTTTAAAAGCTGCGGCACCTGCTCTTAATTTAAGAGAGGATATAGATGGCAGTGTAACTGGAGCCTTGCACCGAACTTGGATGGATGTAAAAGCTGCATTCTCTAGTGACGATGATGAAGCCATGCTTGAAGAAGCCATTAGGGGAGACAAAGCTGCCATAGAAGAATACAATGAAGTTTTGTCAGAGGTTCATTTGCCTGTAGCGGTCGCTACGCTTCTTAGACAACAAATAACATGGATCAGAGAAGATTTAGAAAAGATCAAATCTTTAGAAGATGTCATTTAA
- a CDS encoding DUF3891 family protein, with the protein MIVRHHTDGWKIISHYTHGLLAGKFAYQLNQELRHTHWVETLAAITDHDDYMVDFDATNYLTNVGTPRDFMMEGGYEKDAIAHAKKLYKESKQKSGWIVLLIARHLQFLYGNDTNKEMKHFLAEIYEKSKVQRKLYGINKKIEDDLYYILLFCDRLSLIICGEEVPKTGRKLEINTSIEDKTYHINRNEDGTFLVTPWIFEADCFEVDFEYKIVNQVNFESNKELEDVLELTAVHLQKVTFRNSK; encoded by the coding sequence ATGATTGTTAGACACCATACCGATGGATGGAAAATTATTTCGCATTATACACACGGCTTATTGGCTGGTAAATTTGCGTATCAATTAAACCAAGAATTGCGGCACACTCATTGGGTAGAGACCTTAGCTGCAATAACCGATCATGACGATTATATGGTAGATTTTGATGCCACCAATTATTTGACCAACGTAGGAACACCTAGAGATTTTATGATGGAGGGTGGCTATGAGAAAGATGCTATTGCCCATGCAAAAAAATTGTATAAGGAGTCTAAACAAAAATCGGGTTGGATTGTTTTGCTAATTGCTAGGCATCTACAATTTCTGTACGGAAACGATACAAACAAAGAAATGAAACACTTCTTGGCGGAAATTTATGAAAAAAGCAAAGTACAGCGAAAACTATATGGAATCAATAAAAAAATTGAAGATGATTTGTATTATATTCTCCTTTTTTGTGATCGGTTATCACTCATAATTTGTGGAGAAGAGGTTCCTAAAACGGGGCGAAAGCTGGAGATAAACACCTCAATAGAAGACAAAACATATCATATAAATAGGAATGAAGATGGCACATTTTTAGTGACTCCGTGGATTTTTGAAGCTGATTGCTTTGAAGTCGATTTTGAATACAAAATAGTAAATCAAGTAAATTTTGAATCCAACAAGGAACTAGAAGACGTATTGGAATTGACCGCCGTACATCTACAGAAAGTAACTTTCAGAAATTCAAAATAA
- a CDS encoding exonuclease domain-containing protein, which produces MTNTNYAVVSMINYGRKPLYFRTVGIVIHKCIDGDWTCVLATHINPEERIPLYIQEATGLTDVALLNAPSFSEVADTILRELQGCILVGHNISFLHYHLKTQFRHIGYAFDMPQLCTVRLSKKLIPNMASYELPYLTSVLGIPFDVADSLEESNDATSALFQRLLALDENEEIITALLQPKPKLNYRIPKHIAEAQLDRLPKVPGIYKFQNEDKKVIYVGKAKDIKKRVLSHFTATTEKELLLCTATYFIDFEPMGSELVALLREADLITKLDPYYNYIQKKKHITYLIVPIRNKKGILQLKVERRPFQHTPTEIFLKRSLAIERLAQLTEKFELCPSFTGVHNLKTKCSTISSSSCKGICREEEAIEAYNDRVTQALDHLNNENENFVILEKGRNTQERSFVLVLHGVYQGFGFIDKNELVEGTSDLLHLMDAKEHSFHSAKTISAYRKRNPYKIKFLETKNYTH; this is translated from the coding sequence ATGACAAATACGAATTATGCGGTTGTTTCTATGATTAATTATGGCCGCAAGCCCTTATATTTTAGAACGGTAGGTATCGTGATCCATAAATGTATTGATGGCGATTGGACGTGTGTACTTGCCACTCACATTAACCCAGAAGAGCGTATCCCCTTATACATCCAAGAAGCAACAGGGCTAACAGATGTAGCCTTGTTAAATGCTCCAAGCTTTTCAGAAGTTGCCGATACCATTCTCAGGGAACTTCAGGGGTGCATTTTAGTAGGGCACAATATATCCTTTTTACACTATCATTTAAAAACGCAGTTTCGCCATATCGGGTATGCTTTTGATATGCCGCAACTATGTACCGTAAGACTTTCTAAGAAATTGATTCCGAATATGGCATCCTATGAATTACCTTATCTAACTAGTGTGTTAGGAATCCCTTTTGATGTAGCAGATTCTTTAGAGGAGTCTAATGATGCTACGAGCGCACTCTTTCAAAGATTGCTAGCTTTAGATGAAAACGAAGAAATAATAACAGCACTACTTCAACCTAAACCAAAATTAAATTACCGGATTCCCAAGCATATCGCCGAGGCACAATTGGATCGATTGCCTAAGGTGCCAGGAATTTACAAATTTCAAAATGAGGATAAAAAAGTTATCTATGTAGGGAAAGCTAAAGACATAAAAAAGAGAGTTTTAAGTCACTTTACGGCCACAACAGAAAAAGAACTGCTGTTATGTACTGCTACTTATTTTATTGACTTTGAGCCTATGGGGAGTGAGTTAGTAGCCTTGTTGCGAGAAGCAGATTTAATAACAAAGCTAGACCCCTATTACAACTATATTCAAAAGAAAAAACACATCACCTATTTGATTGTTCCCATCCGAAATAAGAAGGGCATTCTACAATTAAAAGTAGAGCGAAGACCGTTTCAACATACCCCCACAGAAATTTTCTTGAAACGATCTTTAGCTATTGAGCGACTTGCCCAGCTTACAGAAAAATTTGAGTTGTGTCCTAGCTTTACAGGGGTACACAATTTAAAAACAAAATGCAGCACTATTAGTTCTAGTAGTTGTAAAGGTATCTGTAGGGAAGAAGAAGCTATTGAAGCATACAATGACCGCGTAACACAGGCACTGGATCATTTGAATAACGAGAATGAAAATTTCGTAATTCTTGAAAAAGGCAGGAATACACAGGAACGAAGTTTTGTTTTGGTACTACACGGTGTTTACCAAGGTTTTGGTTTTATAGACAAAAATGAATTGGTGGAAGGAACTTCTGATTTACTGCATTTGATGGATGCTAAAGAGCACTCTTTCCATTCTGCTAAAACTATTTCCGCATATCGAAAACGTAATCCGTATAAAATTAAATTTCTAGAAACAAAAAACTACACGCACTAG